Within Methyloversatilis discipulorum, the genomic segment CGACCGGCGTCATCAGCGCCAGCAGCCGGTACTCTGAGAACACGCCCCAGCCGATGCGCGAACCGCAGGGCAGGGCGCGCAGCGACTCGGCCAGACTGTGCTTGGCATAGGTCAGGCGGTCGACCGGCTTGCCGTCCAGTTCATAGTCACGCGTGTTCATGCTCTGCGTGATGTCCAGCACCACCATGTGCGTGTAGCTGCGACCCGGCAGCGACACCGGCGGCAGCACCGCGGCGAGCGCGAACAGCAGCAGGGCCACCGTCAGCGGCCGCGTCTGCGGGCTGTTCGCGCGCGCCAGCAGCTGTCGCGTCGTCGCGATCATGGCAGACCCAGCGTGAAGGCCTTCATCGTGGTGACCGCGCGCTCGCTGTTCTGCGGCAGCGGCGGCCCTTCCTCGATCGCGCTTTCGCGCTCCGGCGCCAGGCGCAGTGCCCGTTCGAGGTTGTACTTGGCGTCCCAGTGCTGCGGGTTCAGACGCAGCAGCTCGCGATAGCTCGACTTGGCCAGTTCGGCCAGCGGCAGCGACTTGCCGATGCTTTCCGGACCGAACTGCAGCGCTTCGCGCAGGTGCAGATTGCCGAGGTTGTACAGCACCGACTGCAGCAGATCGCCGTCGCTGCTGCGCGACAGGTCCTTGTAGGCGCGCACCGCGCCCTCGTAGTCGTTGCGCGCGGCCAGCGACAGCGCACGCGCGAACTCGGCCTGCGGGGTGTCCTGGGTCGCCGCGGCGTCGATGCCGCTGTCAACCAGGCGATTGAAATCGCGGGCCTTGGACAGGCGGTAGCCCTCCCACGCCGCCACCGCGATGCTGACCGCGATGCCCGCGGCGAGCAGGGACGCGACACTGCGCAACTTCATGACTGCAACTCCTCTTTCCATGCCGGCCGCGTGATCAGGCGACAGGCCAGTGCGATCGCGCCGGCGAGCAGGGCCAGCGCGAAGCACCAGCCCGAAAAATCGCGCCGCGGAATGCGTTCGACGTAGTCGAGCGGCAGATTCTGCTGGCGATCGACTTCGGCCACCGCCTGCTGCACCGCCTCCGGGTCCTCGGCTTCGAACGCCTCGTAAGGCACGCCGGTCGATTTCAGGAATTTGTGCAGCGCCGCCTCCGGCACGTTGCCGTCGTTCTCGTCGGCGTTCAGGCCCAGGCTCAGCGCCGAGCGGATGAACACCCAGTAGACGGCGACGCGGTTGCGTTCGAAGGCGCGGCGGATCTTGCCGCGCATCTCGTCGTCGATCTGCGCCGCGCCATCCGACACCAGCAGCAGGATGCGGCTGCCGGAATAGGCGCGGCGGTCGAACTGTTCGGCGCCGGCCAGCAGGGCGCGACCGATGTCGGTCTCCGACAGCCCGCGGCCGATGCCGCCGGCCTCGATGCCAGCCTGCACCACGTCGCCGTGCTGGGTGAAGGGCACGACCAGCATCGGCGACGAGCTGAACAGCAGCAGCGAGTAGCGATCTTCGGGACGTCGTGCCGCGAACTCGGCGAGCAGGCGGCGCGCCACCTTGCCCTTGGCTTCCGCCGTGGTGTCGATCGACGGCTGCCGGCCCTTGGGCAGCAGCGGCTCGTCCATGCTGCGGCTGCGGTCGAGCACGATGACGATTTCGGCACCGCGACCGGTGCGCTGCTGTTCGGTTGCCGGCTGCGCCAGTCCCGCCAGACCGAGCACCGCCGCCACGATGGCGAGCGCAGCGGCGATGCGACCGCCGCGCAGCACCGCGTTACCCAGCGGATCGCGCGGCAGCCAGTCGATGCAGCCGTAGTCGAGCGAGTGGCGCCGGCGCGGCCACAGCGGCAGCAGCGCCAGCGGCAGCGCGAGCAGCCACAGCGGTGCGGTCAGTTCGAGCGCACCGGGCCACAGGTTCAGGACCAGATCGTTCATGCCAGCGCGCTGCGTTCCAGTTTCGCCGCCTGCGCGCACAGCGTGCGCGGCTCCACGCCGTCGACCGCACGGTCGGCGAAGAAACGGGTCTGCGAAGCTTCGAAAAAGCGGCGCAGGTCGGCTTCCAGCGGGGCCAGCCACGGAGCGCGGGCGAGCAGCAGCGGCAGGTTGTGATCGCGTACCACCTGGCCGGCGGTGTCATCGAGCGCGCGGTGCAGCCGGCGCCAGGCTTCGATCGAGCCCGATTCCAGCCGGGCAATGTCACGCTGGGCGCGTGAGAAGGGCAGGCGGCGCCGCGCGTTGAACTGGCGCAGCAGGGCCAGCGCCGCCCACAGCGCGACCAGCACCGCACCGGCGTACAGCGCGGCGTGCAATGCACGCTCGTACGGTGCGGTATCGATGTGCGGCGCCGGCGCGTCCGGCCGCATCTCTTCCAGTCCGGCGCGCGCCAGCACCACGCTGGGCGTAAGCGGCGCCACCGTCAGCGGCATCGGCGTGGTCTGCAGGCGGCTGCCGGACACCGCGGTTTCGATGTCCAGCGCCGGCAGTTCGATCGCGCGCAGTTCTTCCGGCACGTTGATGATCTGGTAGTCCATCACCAGCCAGCGGCGGCCGGCCGCGTCGCGCTCGATACGCGCATCGCGGCGCTCGAACCAGTTGCCGGTGCGCTCCAGCGGCGGCAGCTTGGCAAGTTCCAGCGGCTTGCCGTCGTACTCCAGCACGACCCGCTGGGTCACGATGTCGCCGATGACGTAGCCGAAGGGGCGCAGCGGATCGACCTCGGGATTGACTGCCGAGATCACCGGCGCCGGCGGTGCCGCCACATCGGTCGCCGGCTCGGCCGGCGCTGCAGCGGCTTCGGCGGGGGCCGCAGCCGGGTCCGGCGGCGGCGGAATGACGTAGCCGGTGGGCTGCGGCGGTGTGCTCGGCGCAGCCGCTGAATTGGAATCGGCGCCGGCGGCAGGCGCCGCAGCGTTGGTGTCCTGCGCCTGGGTGGCGCCACAGCAGATCAGGGCTAGCGCCGCACAGGCGCTCAGCAGGCGCAGTCTCCAGAAGGAAGGCATGTCAGACGGCCTCGAAGAAATAGCGTGACAGCGCGTCCGCGTCGAAGCGGCCGGTCATGTAGAAAGGGCGTACACCGCGCGACGAGAACAGCGTTTCCAGCGCCTCGCGCCGCTCGGCGAAGGCGTCCTCCCAACGGCGGCGGATCTGCGGCCGCAGCCACAGGCCGCGTCGGCGGCCGCTTTCGATGTCGCGCAGCGCGAGCAGGCCTTCGCCTTCCGGCGCCTTGGGCTCGACCTCGTCCCAGATCACCATCGGTACGACGTAGGCGTGCGACAGCAGGTCGAGCGCGGCCGAGGTCTGTTCCAGCGGCGCGTGGAAATCGGAGGCGAGGAAGACCAGCGCCTGCTTGCCGGCGATGCGCGAACAGGCCTGGAAGATGCCGGCGGTCGACGGCTGGTCGGCGCGGGCGCGGGCCAGCGATTCGGCCATCATGACGCCGGCGCCGCGCGAGTGCATTGGCGCCAGCATCAGGTCGGTGCGCTCGCTCGCATCGTAGGCCAGCATGCCCAGCGCGTCGCCGGTACGGAACACCGAATCGCCGAGCGACAGCGCGAATTCCGACATCCGCTGAATCTTGCTCGCCGCCGAGCCGAAGGCCATCGACGCCGACACGTCGGCCACCAGATAGACCGGGATGCCGGCGCGCTGACGGTTCACCCGCACCAGCCAGCGCCCTTCCGGGTCGCGGATGCTGGCGCGCAGGTCGAGCCGGCGCGGGTCCGGCCGGTCGAACAGTGTCTGGTGGGCGATGAATTCCTGGCCGCTGCCGGTGGTCGAGCTGCGGTGCGCGCCGGGGCGCTGGCCGCCGACCCGCATCGGCATGCGGTAGTGAAAGTCGCGCTGGAAACTCATGGCGGCGGCGTGACTCAGGGCGTGGCGACCCGCTCCAGCATCTGCGCGATCAGCGCATCGGCCAGTTCGGCGCGGCGCAGTTCGTACACCGGGGTGAAGAAGACGCGATGCACCAGCGTCGACGGCAGCACGGCGCGGATGTCTTCCGGCGTCAGATAGTCGCGGCCGCTGAACCAGGCGACCACGCGCGCGGCGCGCATCAGCATGCCCATGCCGCGCGGGCTGGCGCCGGCCAGGATCAGCCGCGACATATCCACGCCTTCAATCTGCAGGCCGTACTTCACCGGGTCGCTGGTCGCCGCCCAGATGTCCATCGCGTAGCGCTGCAGCGCGTCGGAGGCGGTCACGGCGCGCTGGATGGCGGCGCCTATCGTGTTCATCTGCATCCAGTCGACCACGCCTGGCGTCACCGTGTCGATCAGCGCGTCGGTGTCGTGGAAGCGCGGATCGAACACCAGCGCGCGCCGGGTGTCGTCGTCCGACGGCGTCAGCATGCGCAGTTCGAACATGAAGCGGTCGCGCGCAGCCGAGGCCAGTTCGAAGGTTTCTTCCTTCTCGACGCGGTTGCGGTCGGCGAACACCGTCATGTGCGGGAAGCTGTACTCGCGGTTGAAGGCGGACAGCGTGCGCTCGGCCATCGCGCGCAGCAGCAGCGACTGCACCTGCGGGCGGGCGCGGTTGATTTCATTGAAGAAGAAGGTGGTCAGGCGCTCGCCGTGACGCAGCAGCGGGCCGGGTTCGATGCGCGGCTTGCCCTCGCTGTCTACATAGGTGTGATAGACGAGGTCGTTCGGCATCAGGTCGACGGTGCCTTCGACGCGCTCGAAGTCGCCGCCGATGGCGCGGGCGAAGGCGCGCAGAACGGTGGTCTTGCCGACGCCGACGTCACCTTCGAGCAGCACGTGACCGCGGGCGAACAGCGCAACGTTGATCAACCGGAGCGTGTCGTCCTGCCCGA encodes:
- a CDS encoding vWA domain-containing protein, producing MNDLVLNLWPGALELTAPLWLLALPLALLPLWPRRRHSLDYGCIDWLPRDPLGNAVLRGGRIAAALAIVAAVLGLAGLAQPATEQQRTGRGAEIVIVLDRSRSMDEPLLPKGRQPSIDTTAEAKGKVARRLLAEFAARRPEDRYSLLLFSSSPMLVVPFTQHGDVVQAGIEAGGIGRGLSETDIGRALLAGAEQFDRRAYSGSRILLLVSDGAAQIDDEMRGKIRRAFERNRVAVYWVFIRSALSLGLNADENDGNVPEAALHKFLKSTGVPYEAFEAEDPEAVQQAVAEVDRQQNLPLDYVERIPRRDFSGWCFALALLAGAIALACRLITRPAWKEELQS
- a CDS encoding DUF58 domain-containing protein, translated to MSFQRDFHYRMPMRVGGQRPGAHRSSTTGSGQEFIAHQTLFDRPDPRRLDLRASIRDPEGRWLVRVNRQRAGIPVYLVADVSASMAFGSAASKIQRMSEFALSLGDSVFRTGDALGMLAYDASERTDLMLAPMHSRGAGVMMAESLARARADQPSTAGIFQACSRIAGKQALVFLASDFHAPLEQTSAALDLLSHAYVVPMVIWDEVEPKAPEGEGLLALRDIESGRRRGLWLRPQIRRRWEDAFAERREALETLFSSRGVRPFYMTGRFDADALSRYFFEAV
- a CDS encoding AAA family ATPase; this encodes MLSQEALQDWRGLALRVEEEVRRAVVGQDDTLRLINVALFARGHVLLEGDVGVGKTTVLRAFARAIGGDFERVEGTVDLMPNDLVYHTYVDSEGKPRIEPGPLLRHGERLTTFFFNEINRARPQVQSLLLRAMAERTLSAFNREYSFPHMTVFADRNRVEKEETFELASAARDRFMFELRMLTPSDDDTRRALVFDPRFHDTDALIDTVTPGVVDWMQMNTIGAAIQRAVTASDALQRYAMDIWAATSDPVKYGLQIEGVDMSRLILAGASPRGMGMLMRAARVVAWFSGRDYLTPEDIRAVLPSTLVHRVFFTPVYELRRAELADALIAQMLERVATP